The following coding sequences lie in one Myxococcales bacterium genomic window:
- the rpiB gene encoding ribose 5-phosphate isomerase B, producing the protein MKLLVASDHAGYPLKEALLQEIGSQHAYQVEDLGPPNAQPVDYPDYAHALSVRLLQDAENSLGVLICGTGIGMSMAANRHHGVRAALCTDPYMATMARMHNNANVLCLGARIVGQGLAQAILAAFLEGRFDGGRHATRVAKIDNKQP; encoded by the coding sequence ATGAAATTACTGGTTGCATCCGATCACGCAGGTTACCCTTTGAAGGAAGCGCTGCTACAGGAGATTGGAAGTCAACATGCATATCAAGTCGAGGATCTCGGTCCTCCCAATGCGCAACCGGTGGATTATCCCGATTACGCCCACGCGCTCAGCGTACGTCTCCTCCAAGATGCCGAAAACAGTCTTGGCGTGTTGATCTGCGGCACCGGGATAGGTATGAGCATGGCAGCGAATCGCCACCACGGCGTGCGAGCGGCATTATGCACCGACCCGTACATGGCGACGATGGCCCGCATGCACAATAACGCCAATGTGCTGTGCTTGGGGGCGCGCATTGTCGGACAGGGGCTTGCGCAGGCTATTTTGGCCGCGTTCTTGGAGGGCCGTTTCGATGGCGGCCGGCATGCAACCAGGGTTGCCAAAATAGACAATAAACAGCCGTGA
- a CDS encoding polysaccharide export protein has protein sequence MSFPRLCVVLLGLAWVTVTACGSSSRVPPAEHASVGSEDALLSPGDIFEVRVYGEKELSGEYRVGPDGNIEYPFIGSVAVGGMPPGAVSQRIATLLREGDYLKTPQVMVFVKEYASKRISVTGAVGKDGTFPMESGLTVVQAISLAGGFTPLASQNSVVVTRRVGGQLKRYRVRAEDISEGRAEDFVLQAGDIIYVPERLF, from the coding sequence ATGAGTTTCCCCCGATTATGCGTTGTGCTCCTAGGGTTGGCTTGGGTGACTGTCACGGCCTGCGGCTCTTCATCGAGGGTGCCCCCTGCCGAACACGCATCGGTGGGTTCCGAGGATGCGCTGCTGAGCCCCGGGGACATCTTCGAAGTGCGGGTGTATGGCGAAAAGGAACTCTCGGGGGAATACCGCGTGGGCCCGGATGGGAATATCGAGTATCCTTTCATTGGGAGCGTCGCGGTGGGCGGGATGCCGCCCGGTGCCGTCTCGCAGCGGATCGCCACGTTGCTGCGCGAGGGAGATTACCTCAAAACGCCCCAAGTGATGGTGTTCGTGAAGGAATATGCATCGAAGCGCATCAGCGTGACCGGAGCGGTGGGCAAAGATGGCACTTTTCCCATGGAGTCGGGACTGACCGTGGTTCAGGCCATTAGCCTCGCAGGAGGTTTTACGCCGTTGGCAAGCCAAAACAGCGTCGTGGTCACCCGACGCGTCGGCGGGCAACTCAAACGCTACCGCGTGCGCGCCGAAGATATCTCAGAAGGCCGCGCCGAGGACTTCGTTTTGCAAGCCGGCGATATCATCTACGTCCCCGAGCGTCTGTTCTAG
- a CDS encoding beta-ketoacyl-ACP reductase: MFDLTDRVALVTGASRGIGKAIAQALARQGAHVVVNYNRSEASARETVQSIRDAKGRAEMIQFDVADPEAIERNMGALFDTHKRLDILVNNAGIAQDNLLLRVNNAEMEATWRTNVSGALFCAKAAIRGMMRAKYGRIINLSSVVAEAGNPGQAVYSASKAALIGLTKTLAREYASRGVTVNAVAPGFIDTDMTTNVSETVQAAVVAQTPLGRVGTPSEVAASVVFLASSEASYVTGQVLRVNGGMYV, encoded by the coding sequence ATGTTTGATTTGACGGATCGGGTCGCATTGGTGACAGGTGCCTCGCGCGGCATCGGCAAGGCGATTGCCCAGGCGTTGGCGCGCCAGGGTGCGCACGTGGTCGTGAACTACAATCGTAGCGAAGCGAGCGCGCGTGAAACCGTTCAGTCTATCCGCGACGCGAAAGGTCGCGCCGAGATGATCCAGTTTGACGTGGCCGATCCCGAGGCAATCGAACGAAATATGGGCGCGCTTTTTGATACGCACAAGCGCCTGGACATATTGGTCAATAACGCGGGGATTGCCCAGGACAATTTACTGCTGCGGGTCAACAACGCAGAGATGGAGGCCACGTGGCGCACCAATGTGTCTGGGGCATTGTTTTGTGCCAAAGCCGCAATTCGCGGGATGATGCGCGCCAAGTACGGGCGGATCATCAACCTTTCAAGCGTGGTGGCCGAAGCAGGTAATCCCGGCCAGGCAGTATACTCCGCATCAAAGGCCGCACTTATTGGGTTGACTAAAACGCTCGCGAGGGAGTACGCATCGCGCGGCGTCACCGTCAATGCGGTCGCCCCCGGCTTCATTGATACCGATATGACCACAAATGTGTCCGAGACCGTTCAAGCGGCGGTAGTTGCGCAAACCCCTCTTGGTAGAGTAGGAACGCCCAGCGAAGTGGCGGCCTCGGTGGTATTTTTGGCAAGCAGTGAAGCCAGTTATGTGACGGGTCAGGTGCTTAGGGTCAACGGTGGAATGTACGTGTAG
- the rpmF gene encoding 50S ribosomal protein L32: MAVPKRRTSRSRRDMRRANHQRITAPAMSVCPACGETSIPHRACPSCGQYRGREVVSVAVDGT; the protein is encoded by the coding sequence GTGGCAGTCCCCAAACGTAGAACTTCCCGCTCAAGACGCGATATGCGGCGGGCCAACCACCAGCGCATCACGGCGCCGGCGATGAGCGTGTGTCCCGCATGTGGCGAGACCAGCATCCCGCACCGAGCATGTCCTTCCTGTGGCCAATATCGAGGCCGGGAAGTCGTGTCCGTCGCTGTGGATGGCACCTAG
- a CDS encoding polysaccharide biosynthesis tyrosine autokinase translates to MSPSEPNSSAQHVEAPLFRLAETLWERKWIVLGVAMVVFLAAVIWTLQQAKVYEGVCVLEYDPSPPRPLGSEIEEVSNSAINFWQTQEWYETQNRIIESRAVAEKVVKEFGLHHDATFNRVPEGKRKRWRGTSVDRAAELLQDRLKVQQVRDTRLVEVRVKDRNPKRAALLANAIADAYTEKSLEDRLGSTVSALDWLSEQLDAQKKELQAAENSLHEFKRSHDVLSLSLEDRQNIIAQDLERYSKSLTETRTKRIELAARLTQLKAAYNEDPLKVDLAAFTEHPIISELRNTYRKKMGELQALSVKYGQSHPEIRALEEEIQSIRAQMEREIEGLIRSASSELKEVQQTEVGLRNAAQETHEAGLKLNKQEIQYNALKRQEENQSKLYNILLERTTQTDLTRMLHVSNVRVIDRALPPDEPVEPRLLLNILIGLLAGLLLGVGITVLLVQLDRTIRTTEDLEALGLTVLGIVPEILQPSRRLRLIRGTPKLESPDVGHNRDIIVHAHPMSVAAECCRTIRTNLTFTAANKPFRAIAVTSAGPLEGKTTVAINLAITMAQTGKRVLLVDTDLRRPRIHKAFQMSSAVGVTSVLVAERPLQEAVQATEIPNLFVLPSGPIPPNPSELLSSSAFRDFVADTSSAYDRVIFDSPPLGAVTDGAVIAPQIDSTIIVVRANKTTRDAARSAVRRLRDVEAHVVGGVLNAVDLSSKRYGYGGYYYNYEYRASEAINHKTSSAA, encoded by the coding sequence GTGTCTCCTTCTGAACCAAACTCAAGCGCACAACACGTAGAGGCTCCACTATTCAGGTTGGCTGAGACCTTGTGGGAACGTAAGTGGATTGTGCTGGGCGTGGCAATGGTCGTGTTTTTGGCGGCTGTCATATGGACGTTGCAACAGGCCAAGGTCTACGAAGGGGTGTGCGTCCTTGAGTACGACCCCTCGCCGCCACGGCCACTTGGAAGCGAGATCGAGGAGGTTTCGAACTCTGCCATTAATTTTTGGCAAACACAGGAATGGTACGAGACACAGAATCGCATCATAGAGAGCCGTGCCGTTGCAGAAAAAGTTGTGAAAGAGTTCGGGCTGCATCACGACGCAACTTTCAACCGCGTTCCGGAAGGCAAGCGAAAACGCTGGAGGGGGACTTCCGTCGATAGGGCTGCCGAATTGCTTCAGGATCGGCTAAAGGTCCAGCAGGTTAGAGACACGCGCCTGGTCGAGGTTAGAGTTAAAGATCGGAACCCTAAACGGGCCGCGCTCTTAGCTAACGCGATTGCTGACGCCTACACTGAAAAATCTCTAGAAGATCGGCTAGGCTCCACGGTGAGCGCGTTGGACTGGTTAAGCGAGCAACTCGACGCACAGAAAAAAGAGCTTCAGGCGGCAGAGAACTCTTTGCATGAGTTTAAGCGCAGCCACGACGTGCTGTCGCTCTCGCTCGAGGATCGCCAGAACATCATTGCTCAAGATTTGGAGCGCTACAGCAAATCGCTCACAGAAACGCGCACCAAGCGCATTGAACTCGCTGCAAGGCTCACGCAACTAAAGGCTGCCTATAACGAAGATCCGCTGAAAGTCGACCTCGCCGCCTTCACCGAGCATCCGATCATCTCGGAGTTACGCAACACCTACCGAAAGAAAATGGGCGAACTCCAGGCGTTATCCGTCAAGTACGGTCAATCCCACCCCGAAATACGCGCCCTCGAAGAGGAGATTCAAAGCATTCGCGCGCAAATGGAACGGGAAATCGAAGGCCTCATCAGAAGCGCGTCATCAGAACTCAAGGAAGTACAACAGACGGAGGTTGGACTGCGTAATGCCGCACAAGAAACTCACGAGGCGGGGTTAAAGCTCAACAAACAAGAGATTCAATATAACGCGCTCAAGCGGCAAGAGGAAAACCAGAGCAAGCTTTACAACATACTCCTCGAACGGACGACGCAAACTGACCTGACGCGCATGCTTCACGTCTCCAACGTGCGCGTCATCGATCGTGCCCTACCACCAGACGAGCCCGTAGAACCGCGCTTGCTACTAAATATACTGATCGGACTCCTCGCGGGCTTGTTGCTGGGAGTGGGAATAACCGTGCTGCTTGTCCAGCTCGACCGCACGATTCGCACCACCGAAGATCTCGAGGCCCTGGGCCTCACTGTCTTGGGCATTGTGCCGGAGATTTTGCAGCCATCGCGTCGCTTGCGTCTTATTAGAGGCACACCTAAACTTGAGTCGCCTGATGTGGGCCATAACCGCGATATCATCGTCCATGCTCATCCGATGTCCGTGGCTGCGGAATGCTGCCGGACCATTCGCACCAATCTCACATTTACCGCTGCCAACAAGCCATTCCGCGCTATTGCAGTCACCAGCGCCGGGCCTCTTGAGGGCAAAACGACCGTCGCAATCAATCTTGCCATCACCATGGCACAGACCGGCAAACGCGTGCTTTTGGTAGACACCGACCTTCGGCGGCCCCGCATTCACAAGGCTTTTCAGATGAGCTCAGCTGTAGGCGTCACCTCTGTTCTGGTGGCAGAACGCCCGCTGCAAGAAGCCGTCCAAGCAACTGAAATTCCTAATCTTTTTGTATTACCCTCGGGTCCCATCCCTCCTAATCCGTCAGAGCTTCTCAGCAGCAGTGCCTTCCGAGACTTTGTTGCCGATACGTCAAGCGCGTACGATCGCGTTATTTTCGACAGCCCACCGCTTGGTGCGGTGACCGATGGCGCGGTCATTGCGCCACAGATCGATAGCACCATTATTGTGGTGCGGGCAAACAAAACGACCCGGGACGCTGCGCGTTCCGCAGTACGCCGCTTAAGGGATGTTGAAGCCCACGTTGTGGGTGGTGTACTTAACGCGGTGGATCTTAGCAGCAAGCGCTACGGCTACGGCGGATATTACTACAACTATGAATATCGGGCCTCGGAAGCAATCAACCACAAGACATCAAGCGCAGCGTAG
- a CDS encoding acyl carrier protein gives MSNIATKVKEIISQQLDVDGAQIKDDASFIDDLGADSLAIVELVLAFEEQFEIDIPDEDTEKIRTVGDAVSYIEEHAKK, from the coding sequence ATGAGCAATATCGCAACTAAAGTCAAAGAGATCATCTCTCAACAGCTCGATGTGGATGGTGCGCAAATCAAGGATGACGCGTCATTCATTGACGATTTGGGCGCTGATTCACTAGCAATCGTGGAACTTGTATTGGCGTTTGAAGAGCAGTTTGAGATCGACATCCCCGATGAGGACACGGAAAAGATTCGTACGGTGGGTGACGCGGTGAGTTATATTGAGGAGCACGCCAAGAAGTAA
- a CDS encoding histidine--tRNA ligase, translating to MALVRAVKGMNDILPSEMGAWRRFESTFRHLCSRYGFGELRTPVVEPTALFERSIGEATDIVQKEMYTFVDKGEKSLTLRPEGTASVVRAYLEHSLFARDPVTKCIYLGPMYRRERPAKGRYRQFYQAGAEVLGDSTPFCDAELISLLVRFLEALSISDIEVLINSVGSPETRSEYRRELLRYLEPHQQALSSDSQQRLSSNPLRILDSKDPNDQAIVQDAPKLLDYLAPADQDHLERVVQLIASTGIDATVNPRLVRGLDYYTGTLFEVVSRSADLGAQNALGGGGRYDGLVEMLGGEPTAAAGFAIGIERVLLAMNCTPSQGSRLDVCVMSADRGLRDAAFSLVHTLRAHGFHVGVDWRGLSIKSQMRRADKVGAKFAVILGEREAKTRSVQLKDLGKHTQFEVPIEGLPARLHDLMKEIE from the coding sequence GTGGCACTCGTGCGCGCGGTCAAGGGTATGAACGACATTCTCCCCTCAGAAATGGGGGCGTGGCGGCGTTTTGAGAGCACGTTTAGGCATCTGTGTTCACGTTACGGCTTTGGCGAGCTCCGAACGCCCGTCGTCGAACCAACGGCCTTGTTCGAACGATCTATCGGGGAGGCCACCGACATTGTGCAAAAGGAAATGTACACCTTTGTGGATAAGGGCGAAAAATCCCTGACGCTACGCCCGGAGGGCACCGCCTCGGTGGTGCGTGCTTATTTGGAACACAGCCTTTTTGCTCGCGATCCCGTGACCAAGTGCATCTACCTGGGGCCCATGTATCGAAGAGAGCGGCCGGCCAAAGGACGTTATCGACAGTTCTATCAGGCCGGGGCCGAGGTGCTCGGCGATAGCACCCCCTTTTGCGACGCAGAGCTCATCTCTCTTTTGGTGCGTTTCTTGGAGGCGCTCAGCATCTCGGATATCGAAGTGCTTATTAACTCCGTGGGCAGCCCCGAAACACGAAGCGAGTATCGCCGCGAGCTGTTGCGTTATCTCGAGCCCCATCAACAGGCGCTTTCCTCGGACAGTCAACAGCGCCTGAGCAGCAATCCTTTGCGGATTTTAGACTCCAAGGATCCCAACGATCAAGCCATCGTTCAAGATGCGCCCAAACTCCTTGATTACCTCGCGCCCGCCGATCAGGATCACCTGGAGCGGGTGGTACAGTTGATCGCCAGCACCGGCATCGACGCCACCGTCAATCCCCGGCTTGTCCGGGGTCTCGATTATTACACGGGTACACTGTTCGAGGTGGTGTCACGCTCGGCAGACCTTGGGGCGCAAAACGCGCTGGGCGGCGGGGGCCGGTACGACGGGTTGGTAGAGATGTTGGGAGGTGAGCCAACCGCCGCTGCCGGTTTCGCAATCGGCATTGAACGCGTGCTTTTAGCCATGAACTGCACACCTTCTCAAGGGTCTCGCTTGGACGTGTGTGTCATGAGCGCAGATCGAGGGCTGAGGGATGCTGCCTTTTCGCTGGTTCACACACTAAGGGCCCATGGTTTTCACGTGGGCGTCGATTGGCGGGGTCTATCCATCAAGAGCCAGATGCGGCGGGCCGACAAGGTTGGCGCCAAGTTTGCCGTCATCCTTGGTGAGCGCGAGGCCAAAACACGCAGCGTCCAGCTCAAGGACCTCGGCAAACACACCCAATTTGAGGTGCCCATAGAGGGATTGCCCGCACGTCTTCATGACTTGATGAAGGAAATCGAATGA
- the fabF gene encoding beta-ketoacyl-ACP synthase II, producing the protein MKRRVVITGIGAVSPCGPTMERTWEALIGAQSGIRLLERFDASEHPSKIGGECLDFDPEQWIERRRLREGARFIHMAVAASGMALKNAAFEPTDAEKERVGTIIGVGMCGMELIEAQTQTLLAKGPKKVSPYFIPATISNLAPGQVSMRFGFKGPSYTTTSACSSGAHAIGEAFRWIQRGDMDAAVTGGAEASVTALGVAGFTAMKALSTRNDAPEKASRPFDKARDGFVIAEGAGILVLEELEMAKRRGATILAEVVGYGASADAHHMTQPAPEGEGAQRAMVGALNDASLNPDQVAYINAHGTSTQYGDINEVKAIRHVFGAHAKNGLWVSSTKSMTGHLLGAAGGLEAAVCALSIARGIVPPTINLDDVDPECGGLDLVPHEARERSIDVAVSNSFGFGGTNASLVLKRYS; encoded by the coding sequence GTGAAACGACGGGTTGTCATTACAGGCATCGGGGCCGTTTCCCCGTGTGGCCCCACCATGGAGCGCACGTGGGAGGCCTTGATCGGGGCGCAGAGTGGGATCCGCCTGCTTGAGCGCTTCGATGCTTCCGAGCATCCCTCAAAGATTGGCGGCGAATGCCTCGACTTCGATCCCGAACAATGGATCGAACGTCGGAGGTTAAGGGAGGGGGCCCGATTCATCCATATGGCAGTCGCCGCAAGCGGTATGGCGCTCAAAAACGCCGCATTCGAGCCCACTGACGCCGAAAAAGAGCGGGTTGGTACCATCATCGGCGTGGGGATGTGCGGGATGGAACTCATCGAGGCCCAGACCCAAACGCTCCTGGCGAAGGGTCCAAAGAAAGTCTCGCCGTACTTCATACCCGCGACGATTTCTAACCTGGCGCCGGGCCAGGTCTCGATGCGCTTTGGGTTTAAGGGCCCCAGTTACACCACCACGAGTGCGTGTTCCTCGGGTGCGCACGCCATCGGGGAAGCGTTTCGCTGGATCCAACGCGGCGACATGGACGCGGCGGTTACCGGGGGCGCAGAGGCGAGCGTTACCGCGCTCGGTGTGGCAGGCTTTACCGCCATGAAGGCGCTTTCCACGAGAAATGACGCTCCAGAAAAAGCGAGCCGCCCGTTCGATAAAGCCCGGGATGGGTTTGTCATCGCCGAGGGCGCAGGCATCCTCGTTTTGGAAGAGCTTGAGATGGCCAAACGGCGCGGGGCCACGATCCTCGCAGAGGTCGTAGGCTACGGTGCCTCGGCCGATGCGCATCACATGACCCAGCCGGCGCCAGAGGGGGAGGGGGCACAGCGAGCCATGGTGGGGGCGCTCAATGATGCCAGTCTCAACCCCGATCAGGTGGCCTACATCAATGCCCACGGCACTTCGACGCAATACGGGGACATCAACGAGGTCAAAGCCATTCGTCATGTCTTTGGCGCACACGCAAAGAATGGCCTTTGGGTCTCAAGCACGAAGTCCATGACTGGACATTTGCTCGGCGCCGCCGGTGGGCTCGAGGCTGCGGTATGCGCGCTCAGCATCGCGCGCGGCATCGTGCCCCCCACGATCAATCTCGACGACGTGGACCCGGAATGCGGGGGATTGGATTTGGTACCCCATGAAGCACGCGAGCGTTCGATCGATGTCGCGGTCTCGAACTCGTTTGGGTTTGGGGGCACCAATGCATCGCTTGTGCTCAAGCGTTACTCCTAG
- a CDS encoding DUF177 domain-containing protein encodes MKRVARLTCRIKTVKSAYEMAEFVLHLPDLETAPKAYAWTIPSSWLTHALSAHGLRPDPGGRPGALEVNAQRNGTDILVEGEMRAALIGECFRCLEDAHFEVQGRLGALLGPRGAAGVTKPGEVVELTPEDLERDYYTGERIILDDMVRDQLVLEAPMQPLCREDCSGIPLPPAVRSRIASEEVPVSPGKIDPRLAPLLKFRDKAKP; translated from the coding sequence ATGAAGCGCGTCGCGCGCTTGACATGTAGGATAAAAACCGTAAAAAGCGCCTACGAAATGGCAGAATTTGTGTTGCATCTCCCAGACCTTGAGACCGCGCCCAAGGCGTACGCATGGACGATCCCGTCCTCCTGGCTGACCCATGCCCTGTCGGCCCACGGGCTGCGGCCTGATCCGGGCGGACGCCCGGGAGCGCTCGAAGTGAACGCGCAACGCAACGGCACGGATATTTTGGTGGAGGGCGAGATGCGCGCGGCCCTAATCGGGGAGTGCTTCCGATGTCTCGAAGATGCCCATTTCGAGGTACAAGGCAGGCTTGGCGCCTTGCTAGGCCCACGGGGCGCCGCAGGCGTCACGAAGCCTGGGGAGGTGGTGGAGCTTACGCCTGAGGATCTCGAGCGCGACTATTACACCGGTGAACGCATTATTCTGGACGACATGGTTCGGGACCAGCTTGTCCTCGAAGCACCCATGCAGCCGCTATGTCGTGAGGATTGCTCAGGAATTCCGTTGCCCCCGGCCGTCCGGTCCCGGATAGCGTCCGAAGAGGTCCCCGTTTCTCCGGGGAAAATCGATCCAAGGCTTGCGCCTTTGCTGAAATTCAGAGACAAGGCTAAGCCGTAG